The Corvus moneduloides isolate bCorMon1 chromosome 16, bCorMon1.pri, whole genome shotgun sequence genomic sequence AACATCTTGGTTTTAGGAAGCAGGTAGAGATAATAATcttgtttctaaaaaaataagaaaacccAGTCTGTGTAGTTGAGATTGAAGCTGTTGGGCAGCATTCCAAGCCTGTGCAGGCAGCATGCTCTAGCGGAAGAACTACTGCATGTAGCTTGAAATGAGGCTTTCAGTAGCATATTCATCTCTTTGTAGACTAAACATCTGATTCTTTGTAGAGGAGCAGAACCTGGTAAAAGTGATGGAGCTGGTGGAAGCGGTGTATGGTCCATACAAGCCCTATCAACTCGAGTATGGAGACCTGGAAGAAGAGAATCTCCTCATCCAGATCAGTGCAGTGCCCTTGGTAATGTACCAGTCTTTGCTCAGCTGTACAGGGAGAGACTGAAGCTTCTGCTAAATACAGGGCTCTTTGTCATAGTTACTgctctctttcctcctctcctgtttggttatacttccttttttttgtggaaGACTCTGCTGTTGGCAGAACTGTTTTTCCTTGAAGATCTGGTGAACACAGGGTTTGGCAGCCTGGCTGTTGTTACAGTCCATGGGTAGGAGGGTGGAAGCACCAGCATGGTTCTGCCTTAGGAGTTTCACAAGAGTGGAGAATACTAGAGAACACTGTGTTAATGCCTGGAAGAAGAGTTAGGCTCAGCTTTGTTGTTACTGTTGTTATTTAGGAGCATTGGGAAGTGATTGATTGTGTCCAGGAACTGAACCACTCAGTCAACAAACTCTTCATCCTGGCGGCTGGAGCCATCGACAACTGCGTCAAGCTCACAGATGGCCTGGGGGTGTGTGGGCTGCTGAAGGCCCTGAAGGCCCTGTTCTCAAAGTAAGGTGCCTTTAGGTACTGTTGCATTTATACCAAGCGAGTAGTGAGTGTGCAGTCTGTGGCCAAGGACCTCGTAGTTTATGAAAAATGGCTGAGAACAGAAAGTGTCTCTGAGTGTACCATGAATCATCAATATCCCTCTTGCTGCTTCATTCAAGCACAGGCtgttttctggaggaaaaatagAAGATTTTATGGCTAAATCAAAGACTTACCAGCTGTTTTCGATTTGGTTGagctgaatttttgtttttaataaatacttttgaaggagaaaatgtttcccaaaacaaaataaggcAAATTAGGCTGATGAAAGTAGATCTCAGTGGGGAAATAAGTCTGGaggttgaacttgatgatcttggaggtctttgCCAACCTTATTGATTCTATGAATACACAGTCACTGGGACAAGTGACCTCACATTCAGGATCTGCGATATCTGAGATACCCCACGGAGTGAGGTTCACTCTTAGTTCTTGTCTTAAAGTATCACTTTCCTATTCCTATGCTGATTAATTGCTTATTCCTTCACGATACTGAAGGAGCTGCTCACAAGGTATGAATCAGGTATTGCTGCcctgtgggaaggaggaagaggaaagcacCAGTGTCTGATCTCACCTTCTTTATAGGCAATTACAGAGCAATGTACGTGCCTCCAGCTTATTGgcattattaaaaagaaaatgggggtGTGTAGAAAACAGAATGTTCTTCTTTTTATCCATGTTCTCGTCTGGGGAGTAGCTGAGAAAACAAATTCGTGACATTGTTGTCACCATGTTCCTGGAGTAAGGGCCAAGTGATGTTGGATTAGCAGGAGCCTTATAAACTTTTCTTGGCCTTTCCTAGGAGATGGTCAATGTAGTGGTAactaaaatgtctttttccttccttctcacaggcagggagagctcctGGTAATCCACATgcaggaaactgaggcagccACACAGCATCTTTCATGCTCCTTGTCTTCTGGTCTAGGCTTGAATGGTCTATGGCTGATAAGTTTGCAGTGGAACCAGAGTGTCTCTTCTGTACTCGTTTCAGTATTTCTGGTTCTTGTTTGGCCCTTGCAGAAGACGGACTGAGCAAATCATAGGACGtgtctttctgctgctctccaccCTGTTCTCTTATGCTGGTGCTTCTCTCTGCTCCATTCCTCACTGCAGGTATACATCTGACTTCACAAACACACTGCAGTCTATACGGAAGAAATGTAAACTGGATGATGTCCTGGCAGATTCCCTGTTCCAGGAGGACTGGACTGCATTCCAAAACTCTGTCCGGtaaagggtttggggttttttttttttttttgtttgtttggctcaGAGCTGATTTTTGTCTCAAAGCTGAAAGGGAACTACTTGGGGTCAGTTTACACAAGTTCTCAGTGCAGAACACAGGGCTGAGCTcactgtgctgcagtgctgctgggagcaccagTGTCAGTGATGGGTTTCAGgttgctcctggcacagggagggctgTAGGGCTCCCCACCCTGCCTGGAGCAAGGCTGCATCCCATATCACTTGTAATATTAGCAGCTCTTAGAATTTTCCCAGTGACACTGAGCTGGCCTTCCCCATGATGACAAGAAGTAGCATGTGGATGAGGCCATTGGGCAAAAAAAATTGAGTATGTTATCAAATGGATGCAGAGTTAATCACCAAATTGACTCTTGACAGATGTGTGGGCTGTAGTTTGGTTATGGCATTTCTTAATGACTTGACGTGGATCTGAGATGGGTTCTCCGAGGGGGGTCTGGCACTATCTGCCTCAAATCTCACAGTGTGTTTTTGTCTTGTTCTTTCCCAGGATAATTTCCATTTGTGGTGAACTCCTTCATCAGTGTGGAGACTTTGAGCAGCAGCTGGCCAACAGGTGAGCACTGCTGACCTTAATTCATGAGCTGTCAATGTAGGAACCaagttgaaagaaaacaaaccccgAAGTGCTTTGGTTGCATAGACATGGAGGGAAAGCCACCACTGattcccccatcccacccttTGACACGTCAGAGATGGGGCATAGACTGTTCTGCTCAGTCATGTTCCCTGAGACAGTCCCAAGAATCCTTTTCCTTGGATACCTGGCTGGCCAGATGGGGgtcaggaaggaattttccaCCAGATCAAATTGGCAAGATCCTCACCCTTGTGACATGGGGCATGAATCATGTGCTGAAATGAGTGTAGGTGTGCCTTAGCTGATGGATTCCCTGTAACCTGAGGAGTGtaggcacaggcagcacataGATCTCGTTACTGCTTGTTGTGAGCAGTGCACTGCTCAGCCTGTGGTTCCTTGAAATGCTCGGTGTGACTCGCGTAGAGCACAGCCTGCAGTGCTCGGTGGGCTGGGTGGGGCCCCACTGCCCTCGTTTCGCAGAGCACAaacccctctgtcccctcagcaCTTCTGCAGCCAGTGAGTTGCACAGTAGATGTGAGGAGTGGCCTCAAGTGGAGTCTCTGTCAGTGAATGCTCTCCCTTCAAGTCACTCAGGGGTGATGCTGGTCCTTGGGCCAGCATGAGGACAGGACTGCTGAGTACAGAGGATTCTGCTGGTGACTTTTGTTTACTTGTTTCTAGGATTTTGTCAACTGCTGGGAAGTATCTCTCGGACTCCTACAGGCCTTGTAGTTTTTCTGGCTTTCAGGACACCAGTTCTGCAGAAAAGAAGAGCTCCATAAAAAATCCCTGGCAGGAATACAATTATCTCTTGAAGGAGAATCCATCTGAATATGGCAGCCTTATGGAAACACTTTACACTCTAAAGGTAGCCCTGGTGCCTGGGGAGCCTGCCTCTATCACAGTGTGCTCTTGGGCCCATATTTGGTAGATGAGACCTGGATTCCCCCCCCGTCTGATGACTTTTcatgctgggctgcagccttTCCATGGGCTGTGTTCTACAGAGACACTGATACATGGAAAGGTGAAATGTCCAAAGCCAGGAAGTCTGGACTCGTTCCATCTCTTCCCAGATCCTGGCTCTGTTTTGTGAACATGCTTTTATCAGCTCAGGTGAGGGAGATTTTATTGCAGCAAGCATTGGGAAATTTGTTTTGGAGCCATCTCGAATTCTGGAGCCCATACACCACCTTCTGAGGCTTTCTCTGCCACTTAGGCTCTGCTGCCACGTCCAGTCTGAAACAGAATTCTGCAGGATCATTCATGCATGGATGTGTGAACAGGGTAGAATGACTTTAGTTATCTTCTCGTGGATCTAAGTTATGTTTGCCATTGTTGGTCACATGGAGTAATGAATTTAAGGTTATGAGTTTCATTTcctcaaaatgttttgatttcttttgcaCTTGGTTTACCTGCAACTTTTGAGGTTCTGCCTTCAGTGTCATGTGTTTGACTTTAAACCTTGACTAAACTGTTCAGTTCCACAGGTACTCTTCAGGTAGAACTCACTTAATTCCATGCAGGGCATCAGCTGAGCCCTTTGAGTAGAAGGCAGCATTGCCATCTTCTCTGCAAGTTTCTCAGCATCTGGCATGTGCCAGAGCCTGCGGTGGCTGGAATGTGATGCTGATTCCTTGTCCTGCAGTTCAGGGAGCAGTGGCAGTTTCTGTCTTGAATAACTGCTTGGAATAGGTCATTCTAAAGGGAACAGGCTGTGCCATCACAGAGGAAAGCTCTGCTGTGCAAGGATGGCCTCATAAAACCTCTGCAAGCATGTTAACACAGCCTCTCCGTGGCCACTTTAATGACTTGCTTatgtaaatgtttttctgtctctgtgtgtcAGGAGAAAGGCACCAGTAACCACAACCTGCTGTCGTCGTCGCGAGCGGCCCTGAGCCGCCTGAATCAGCTGTCCCATCACCTGGCCTTTGACTCGGTGTTCCTGCGCatcaaacagcagctgctgctggttccCAGGATGGAGGTGGGCAGTGGGGGCCTCGGGCTGAGCTGAACAGGCAGGGTTTACCTGGGGGATCCCTTGTGTCAGCGCTGCTTACCTTTCTCCTGTTCAGAATGGTTCTCTCTGGTGCCACATTTCTCCCACAAGCTGCAGACAGTGGAAGAGTTTCCCTTCCTTCACCCACAGCCTTTGCAGCACACAGGTGTTTGAAGGCTCTGGTGTTTGTCTGAGGTGTTGCTTTTCTAACCCTTGTGAGCATGTTTCCCACAGGGAGCTGGGTGGAAAGAGGATGGGTGTTTTGGGCCTGAGGGACAACATGGGAAAGTTTTCTCACCATCTGTGTTCTGCTTTCTAGAATCCCTTGGGTAATCACAGTTCTTGTTGTTGGGTTGCCCCTTTCTGAAATACTGACAGGCTTCATGCTCTGGGAAGTCATCGATTCATCCTGCACTTTGTGCCTTACAGGGCTGGAGTTCTGGTGGCATTGGTGAGACCCTGACGGATGACCTGCCAAACTTCAGCCTGACTCCTCTGGAATATATCAGCAAtgtaagaaaacagaactgtCTTTCTGCTCTAGAAAACAAACTGCTGGGAACACTCCAGAGAGCAAAGATTTGCTTGGAGTAGCAGTTCTCTGTACAGGTCTTTCTTACCATGAGTGTTTCAGTGACTGCTTCTCTGACCTTGTGAAAAACTATTTCTTGTACCAAGTGTAATGATGCATGAGAGCCAATTTGTAGGTGAGTGAGTGGCTGTCAGGCTCAGCTCTCTGTTTTCAGGTGTATTTACTGCAGGTGAGTTTTTCTCTAGTAAAGGACTTGCCTCGCATTTGTTCAGTGACTCAGCGTTTGGTGCTTTTATTCTAGATTGGGCAATACATTATGTCGCTTCCTCTGCACCTTGAGCCATTTGTCACTCAAGAGGATTCTGCTTTGGAACTGGCATTACATGCTGGAAAACTGCCGTACCCCCCAGAGCAAGGTAGGGTAAGACCAAAGGCTTGGACTGTCTGGGGAAAGCTTTCCCATCCTGCATTACATAGGTGGGATGTGTTACAGTGACAAAACTGTTGGAGATCCCTTTCTTAtcaccctttttttcccaagaatcCTTTGGTAAAACCCAGAACGAGCCTCTAAATAATGAGTAAAACTTTTTTTGGTTTCATTCAAACTAGAAGCTTTGGGTTGATCTGTGTGAGTTTGGTGTTCATTAAAACAGTGGTTTGGGCTCTGAAGAgttctgttgggttttggcTCCTGTTCATGCTCCAAGGGGCTGGTTTTACCTGCTGTGTCACTAATCCTGCTGCAGGTAACAGCAGTAGCCACCTAATGCCTTTCCCTGCAAGTTGGCAGCGTACCTGATGTGCTGGGCTTGGTCTCTTCATGGTGTTATTATTTCCACAGACAGTGAAGAAAGCGTAGGGCTTAGTATTTACAGTCTTCCTGGAACCTTCCAAAAACATGCTCTTCAGTTCAGGCTTTTGCATTACTGTTATGTCCCTTAAAGCATTTATGTGTTTTAATGGCTTGTTAATTTTCAAAACAGTGATGAACAGAGAATGCCTTTAGGGCTGGAAAAAAACTCCTGTGAATCCTTGTCACTGTCATGGTTTGCAAACTGCTCCTGGAACAGGATCCTGTAGGAGGTGCCAGGCAGTGCCTCATCCCAGCTGGTCGCCCATCAGCCCTCTGGAAGTGACTTACCTGGAGAGTAATCCAGGGGAGTGTTTTGGGTCTGGAGCTCATGTCAGTGCTGTACAGTACAGGGAGAGAACATGACTGCTTTGATTACTCCAAAACCAGCTGATGGACTTTGACTACCTCAATGTCCTGTGAAAGCAACAGTTCAAACATTATTAACCAGTTAGGATTATGTGTGGTACAAACCCAGCAAAGGTGGGGTCAGTGTGCTGGCAGCTAACGGGGATTGTCTGTGCAGGAGATGAGCTGCCTGAACTGGACAACGTGGCTGATTACTGGCTGGGCTCCATCGCCAGAGCCACGATGCAGACGTACTGCGAGGTCATCCTGCAGATCCCGCAGCTCACGCCACACTCCACCAAGCAGCTGGCCACGGACGTTGGTGAGCGCGGGCACGGGGTCCTGGGCATGGCTCACGTCACACACGGGCTGCTCTGTCACCACGTAGGGTTCCTGCCTGTGTGGTAGATTCCTGCCACACTGCTGGTGCCTGTGGGTGGGAGCTCTTGGTGACAGAATTCCCTCTGTCATCAAGAACAAGGGTATCTTTCATTTCACAGTGTCTATTGCCagttaaatataaatttttccttgattttgCAGATTACCTCATAAACGTGATGGATGCCCTGGGCCTCCAGCCCTCGCGGATGCTGCAGAACATTGTAACTCTGCTGAAGGCCAAGCCGGAGGAGTTTCGCCAGGCTGCCAAGAGCCTGCCCCGCCGGATGGCTGCTGGCATTGCGGCCATGAGGGGCCTGGAGGGTTAGCTGTGccctctctgcctccagcaTCACTGCCAGGAGGGGCCTGGAGTGCCAgctgtgccctccctgctgctggcattgTGGGGATGAGGGGCCTGGAGGGTCagctgagccctccctgccaCTGGCCCCTGCTCAAGGACTCACCTCCTCAGACTGGTTTTCATTTCCGTGAGGACAGTGAAAAGATCTCTGGGGACTCGGGGAATTTATTTCAGACTAACTTTTAATAAATATCTTTGTCTAGGAGAAGCTTGTtctatttttccatctttagAAATAAGGAAAGATGTCTGACAGCCAAATTTACCAAAAACTCTCTGGATGACCCTGAGGAGTGCTGGAAATGTTCTGCCAGGTGCTGTAGAGTTCATGCTTTGTGGcagctttttcagaaaatttaatcTACTGTATACGAGATGATGGGGTAGCCCCCACAGAGGGGGTGGCCTTTAGGCAATGGCCACTGTTCAGGGCTGTCATAAATACAGTCAAGAAGGGTCCCTTCAGTTGGCAGTTGAGGCTTGATCGAGCTCAACCCTGAGAATAAAACCAGCTCTGTAGGTTGTTCCTGGTGCAATTTCACTATTCTGCTGAAAGCCATGAAGTTTGTAAGGCATTTAAGGAAAGTGGTGCTTTCTTGTAGAATTTATTACCAtttgttatatatatttttgtgaaaCAACTGGTCTAGCCTTAGTGTGCTCTCCTGAGAGACAATGGGGTGGAATACAGGGAGGTCCCTAAGTTGGAAGGCCAGCTAAGTCTCCagcacctgcactgctgctgcagcaggaaacctctgctcagctgggcttgggTCTGCTGTGGCTCCGGCTGAGGAGAccctggctgggacagagctggagcCAAGCACCTGAGACACTTCCCACTTTTATGAGTTCCATAAGCCAGCTGTGACTGGAATGGtgagctgtccctgtcctgcagaGAACACTCTGTTCCCTTCACTCCTGGTGTAAGGAGGGTGAATCTCACCAGCCGTGCCTCTCCCACCCTTCCTCTGCCCCGACACTGCTGGGGAGGGTTTTGGGGCTGTTCCTTGTTTGCTGCTGTTGGCCTGGGCAGGCACCCAGCTGAGGTTGAAGGCATGAGGACAgggggagcagcctgggacctGCTGCCCATCCCAGGGAGGTGGTGTCTATTGGTGAGAATGTGAGGGGAGATGCCCAGGTTCTTGCTCTCAACATTCCTCATCATTTAAGCAATGTGCTGTGTGTGTTCCGTTTTTTCACTGTTGAATCCTTTGGAGGCCTTTGCCAAGGGTGACACTGCATACACTGAGCATTGATTCaggaagggagggtgtcaggTCCTTGTTTCCCACTCAGCTGTAACATGGGATCAAGTGCCATCACTTTACAAGAGCTCTCCTGTGGAAAAGGGGGCTGTGCTTGTGGGTTTGTGGTGCTCAGAGAGGGAAATGTTCCTTTAGGGAGACAGCAAGTGAGGAGACAGGAGAAGTCTAGGACAGCTTGTAAGAGCTGGTTTCCTCTGTCTCTGCAAGTGTCTTTGCTGCCTGTCGTGTGCCTTGTTGCCACTTAGGTGGGTTTAGGTGCTCGCTGAGCTCAGGCTGTACCTGGATGAGGTGGTTCTGTACAGAGCTGTGTGTTTGGGGACTGTTCATCCTTCTCCCTTCAAACAAGGACCAGCTGAGGGAGaaagggctggggcagagtgt encodes the following:
- the COG7 gene encoding conserved oligomeric Golgi complex subunit 7 isoform X1 → MDFSRFLSDEFEVKGWVNAAFRAVQQEAPGKVDAHAATLVMKLQLFIQEVNNAVEETSHQALQNMPRVLREVEVLKQEATFLKEQMILVKEDIKKFEEDTAQSMQVLVEIDRVKSRMQLAAESLQEADKWSTLSADIEETLKTQDVSLISAKLTSMQSSLAMLVDTPDYSEKCVHLEALKNRLEAMASPQIVAAFNSQSVDQAKMFVKVFTEIDRMPQLLAYYYKCHKVQLVAVWQELCQSDLSLDRQLTELYDTLLGTWHAQLQWAAQVFKNPHEIVTVLLIQTLGALVPSIPVCLSTAMERTGQDTKLNQLLELHDATVHFAKGLEVAMLPNLKEQNLVKVMELVEAVYGPYKPYQLEYGDLEEENLLIQISAVPLEHWEVIDCVQELNHSVNKLFILAAGAIDNCVKLTDGLGVCGLLKALKALFSKYTSDFTNTLQSIRKKCKLDDVLADSLFQEDWTAFQNSVRIISICGELLHQCGDFEQQLANRILSTAGKYLSDSYRPCSFSGFQDTSSAEKKSSIKNPWQEYNYLLKENPSEYGSLMETLYTLKEKGTSNHNLLSSSRAALSRLNQLSHHLAFDSVFLRIKQQLLLVPRMEGWSSGGIGETLTDDLPNFSLTPLEYISNIGQYIMSLPLHLEPFVTQEDSALELALHAGKLPYPPEQGDELPELDNVADYWLGSIARATMQTYCEVILQIPQLTPHSTKQLATDVDYLINVMDALGLQPSRMLQNIVTLLKAKPEEFRQAAKSLPRRMAAGIAAMRGLEGQLCPPCCWHCGDEGPGGSAEPSLPLAPAQGLTSSDWFSFP
- the COG7 gene encoding conserved oligomeric Golgi complex subunit 7 isoform X2; translation: MDFSRFLSDEFEVKGWVNAAFRAVQQEAPGKVDAHAATLVMKLQLFIQEVNNAVEETSHQALQNMPRVLREVEVLKQEATFLKEQMILVKEDIKKFEEDTAQSMQVLVEIDRVKSRMQLAAESLQEADKWSTLSADIEETLKTQDVSLISAKLTSMQSSLAMLVDTPDYSEKCVHLEALKNRLEAMASPQIVAAFNSQSVDQAKMFVKVFTEIDRMPQLLAYYYKCHKVQLVAVWQELCQSDLSLDRQLTELYDTLLGTWHAQLQWAAQVFKNPHEIVTVLLIQTLGALVPSIPVCLSTAMERTGQDTKLNQLLELHDATVHFAKGLEVAMLPNLKEQNLVKVMELVEAVYGPYKPYQLEYGDLEEENLLIQISAVPLEHWEVIDCVQELNHSVNKLFILAAGAIDNCVKLTDGLGVCGLLKALKALFSKYTSDFTNTLQSIRKKCKLDDVLADSLFQEDWTAFQNSVRIISICGELLHQCGDFEQQLANRILSTAGKYLSDSYRPCSFSGFQDTSSAEKKSSIKNPWQEYNYLLKENPSEYGSLMETLYTLKEKGTSNHNLLSSSRAALSRLNQLSHHLAFDSVFLRIKQQLLLVPRMEGWSSGGIGETLTDDLPNFSLTPLEYISNIGQYIMSLPLHLEPFVTQEDSALELALHAGKLPYPPEQGDELPELDNVADYWLGSIARATMQTYCEVILQIPQLTPHSTKQLATDVDYLINVMDALGLQPSRMLQNIVTLLKAKPEEFRQAAKSLPRRMAAGIAAMRGLEG